CTGAGATTGAGTTCAACCAacactgcaacaaaaaaaatggacTCTTGTGCGTAAACAACTATATGTGAGTATAGCATCACAATGAATTCCTTTTTGTTTAAAGAAAAGATGCGTTAGGATTGTGTCAAGTGCTGGGTTTCATGCCGAcgtgcacatacagtacatacagagagaacagacagagagaagaggaaaaaGACCATTACaatcactctctcacacaccaatacacacagacagactcacacacacatacaccaacacacacacatatatacacagatATCAACACTTGTGGTGGAATGGTTGAGGAGCTGGTTGAAGCGGTGCTGTTAAATTCGCCAAAAGGTATCTAACAGTGTGGTCACTTTGTTTCACCAGAGGTGGGAGAGGATCCCAAAAGAGGAGACTTTGGTGATACCTTGAGGGTAAAACAATATTGTAAATCATCACCTGATGCACCCAcaaatgagtgtgtgtttgtttttgttgaaATGTTAACGGAACTTCTCTGTTTGACAACACTTACAGGGGAAGGAGGCTTGGCGAAGTTGAGGTGAGCGTAGAGAAGCACAGCGATGTCATTCTGACTGGCCTCCAGGGCTATGGACAGGGCTGAACTGCCatcctagtggagagagagataataaccATAGGTTGATTGCcaaagagagacagggtgagaaaGGCAAGACAAAGTAGGtcaggctgagggaaggatgaGAGACAGGGTTGGGAGCTGGTGCACAGAGCTGCACCGCCGAGAGCAaaatagagagacagaagagaaagtAGAAAACAAACAGTCAAAGACACTGTATTGACATGGGAGACAAACTCACAGATACTGTTAGACAGAGAGTAGGGAAAACGAGGTGGGAAAACAAGTAAAATGCTATGTAAAATCCTAGAAGTTTGGGAGTAGGCTTGTTGACTCACGTTATCAGTGAGGGTGACATCACAGCCTGGCACAGACAGCAGCTGACGCACGATGTCGACGTGGCCGTGCTCGCAGGCACACATGAGCGCCGTGGAGCCGTCGTCGTCGCGGATGTTGACCTGTGCCCCGCAGGAGAGCAGCGCCCGTACCATGTCCCCTCGCCCGTGACTCACTGCCAGCATCAACGCCGTCTGACCCGCCTAACAACAAACAGTTACCTGTTAGGAAGGCCACGGGTTTTACCAGTCTCCTGACCGTGTGACCTTCTGACCTGGAAAAACTCCAGGCAGTAGTTATAAGAGCTGGCCTAACACCAACAGTTAGCTTTTGTTACACAAAATTACAAAACCATCGGAGGCAAGAAAAGACATGTCCTGGCCCAACATAACCAATTGAGAATTTAAATTCCATCAGAACATAGATACAATGTGGAGCTATCAGCAACATACACGCAAAGGAGCCATCTAACTGAAGTAGCTGAAATAGCCATTTTGTCAGGGGCTTGGGAGGGACGTCATTGGTCTGCCTGAGCTTGGCTGTGTGCAGGGAGGCCTGCTGGCCAGCAGGGGGCATAGTGTACCTGGCTGGCTTTGGCGTTCACGTCCCCTGTGCGCAGCAGCTGCAGGACGGTGTGAAGGTCACTGTCAGAGTGGAAGGCAGCCAGAGCTGTCAGCATGATGGCTGTGTACCCGGCCTTGTTCTGCTTGTCAGCGTTGCACAGgcctgacagggagagagagaccaggacaCGTTTATTATGGGAATTATATTCCTAAGCCATTCCACTAACAGTCATGCAGTACATAAAGGTTATACAGACAGTCAGTTGTATCTATGTCAGACCACAAGTCTGTGTTAGATATACACATTCATACAGTGCTGatccatgtactgtactgtacaaacaAACCAAACACTTACTTGTCCACCATAAAAGTAAACCACTATTCTCTTGTcagtaaacacacacagcccccagtCACTCACCAGTGTCCAGCAGCAGCTTGACCACAGGGAAGTTGGAGTGGGAGACGGTGTAGTGCAGGGCCGTGTTGCCGTTGCCGTCGGCCATATTGACCACAAACTTCAGCAGCTGTGGGGAGACGGAGGAGAAGGTATCCATATAGGCCCTGACCATGGCAGTGTCAGCTGCCTTGTGACAGGACACACGAAGCCACTCCTGGAGCACCGTGGTGTAGGCTGTCCTCTGGGGAGGGAAAACACAGACACCGGTCTCAGACTGACAACCAGACAGGACTGGTCAAAGTAACTCACACTGTTTATGATACACAGATGAATCTAGGCCTAACAGCTTTAGCTTAATGGGATAACCCAGTATTGTAAAGTGCAGGAGACCAGAGTTCAAATCCCCGTCGGTTACATGAACACAATCATGTAGAAAGTGACTATATGAAACGACAAGTCACAGATGAAGTCATGTAAACTGTCACGGTGGGCAGAGTAAAAGAGAATAGCATACCGCTGCTGGCTGGCTGAAAGCATTGGGTTCACCCAGGGCTTTCTGCAGGGCATGGAGAGATGCCATCAGGCTCTCACTGAATTCAAGTCTGACAGAGATGAAAGAAAACACAGCaaattcaaacacacacatacacaatatcatactgcacacacatacatacacaatatCATACTGCACTTGAGATCATTAATGGAGTGACAGTCTATTGATTAGAGTTTTTAAATGGTTTTGCTGGTTTACCTGGTTTCTTGATTGGCTGCTCCAGTAGCACTTGGGGCGTTTCCAGGTGCTGGTGTCGAGGCTGATGATTGGACTCTCCTCTGCTGGGAGCTTTGTTCAGTAGCTGATGATTGGGTGGCCCAATGCTGAGGGGCGAGGTCAGTAGTTTGTGATTTGATGGCATCTAGCTGAACGGTGACATCAGTGGTATTTGATTGGGTGACACCCTGCTTTACCTCCGGGTTAGTGGCTTCTGGTTGGCATCTGGGTGGCTTGGGGGGTGCAGAACAGGTAGCTGCTGATTGGACGGTGCACTGCTCAGGTGTAGTGGGTTCAGTGCTAGTATTTATGGAGGTACACTCCTGAGGGATGGGGTCTGGGACCGATGATTGGACAATACTCCCCTGACGGACACAGTCATTGGCTGGAGACGGGTAGGTAGTCTCAGTGGGGGCAGAGTCATAGGCACATTGTTGCACGGCAGTGTTCAAGGCCGGTGATAAGGTGGCTACATGCTGCAGTCCTATGCTTATGGTTGCTGATTGGCTGGTGCTCCGCTCAGAGGCAGGTTCGCAGGCTGGTGGTTGGACGGTAGTGGCTGGGAGCGGGGTGGCATGCTCTAGCCTTGTGGAGGAGACTGGGACTGCTGCTGCTCGCTGGTGCTGTCCCGCTGCAGACTCTGGTGCTTCTGGGAGTTTCTCTGTGGTCTCATGATATTCACTGGCATCACTCTCCTCTGAACTCTCACTGCTACTGTCGTCTGAGGAGGTGGACTCATACCTGCAGGACAGAACTGATCTATCACACACGTCAACTCACGATCTCTGTAGTGTAACATGAATACACTGTTACACATAACCAATGTCATAGACTATCAATAACACACGTACCCTCCATTGACTCCAGTGAACTGCAGGTTCTTCTTGGTGGATGGAGAGCCAGGTTCTCCTTCAGCCTTATGTTTCATAATGGACCTCAGGGCGGTCTGGGGAGAGGCTGCTGCAGCTGGAGAGAACACCCAATGTTGCCACAATGTTATGTTACGTCAGACAGTTAGCGGGAGGGTTAAGGTAAGGAGTCGTACGATCCATAGCTACCTGGCTTTGATGGGTCTTCTTGAGACTGGACGGTGTTTATGGCAGTGTGCTGGGGTGTCTCTCCTTCCTTCAGATGCAGCAAAGCCATCTGATTACCAATGGTATCAATGGCGATGGCAGGATTAGTGACAGGCACAGAGGTGGACAGCTCACTTCTTAGGACCTCTCGGACCTGTTTGGAGGAGATGGCGATGGGCAGCTCAACAGCTGCATCTGGAGGAATGGAAAGGAAGAGGACAAAAGATGGAAGGGATAAACAATCAAAGAAAACACATGGTTTTTCAATCTAACAACTAGTTGTTATTGAAAACATTTGTACATTTTACAGGAGCATATAggggtaagtgccttgctcaggagcACATCGACATCatctttcacctagtcggctcatggatttgaaccagtgacctttaggttactggcccaacgctcttaaccactagactaTCTGCCACCCCATTTAAACCTACTTCATTTAATATCACTTGTAACTTATCACTGAAGTCAGACCTACCCTCTGGGCCCAGGGCCTTTGCATGTCTTCTGTGGGTTCCCTCCAGGACTGTAccacctggagggagggagggggagctgCACCCCTCTGCTCGGAGCAACGTGCCCACCCCCACCACAGTGGCTGGTTGCTCCAGCGTGTACACCTGGATTCCCACAGTCCTCTGCGCCCGGTGATGGGGCTGCTGGGTAAAGCTGACTACCGTTTGCAGGCTGCGTCCCTGCTGCTCCTGCCAGCTCAGACTGGTGGCCCTGACCGAGTGGTTTGCCTGGGGGGCCTGagcctgcctctccctctgagctgcctgcacctgctgctGGGCAGCCTGCAGCTCCTGCATCGTCCTCTTCAGCTGGCCCTCCAGCTGGCCCACCTGGCTCTTCAGGGCCTCTGTCTCCGGCACCAGCCCCAGGTCCTGCTCCTGCACCCCAATGCCCACATCCACCTGCTGGCTGGCCATCGCCTCCTCTGGTCCCACCCCAATGGTACGCACTTCCCTCTGCCCAGCCGGCCGCGCTCCACCCACGATCACCGTGTCCTCGATCTCACAGCCTGAGTCTGCCTGCGGCCTGGAGCCCTCAGGGGTGGTGGGGGACAGAGGTCCTGCTGCAACCCTGGTGGTGGCTCCAGCTCCAGAGCTCACCTCCTCCTCTGGGATGTCGATGTAGAGCTCCCCTCGGGGCCGGCCCACTCTGCCGAAGCCAAGGGTGTGTCCCAGAAATTTCTGGCTCTTCAGCTGGACGCTTAGTTGCCTCTTTTCCTCCTGCAGCACAGAGATCTTCACCTGGAGCACGGGGATGGTCTTCACCTGCTCCTCCAGCTCCCGGATCTTCCTGAGAGCCACCGCCATCTGCTCTCTCACATGCTGCAGGTGGGCCGGGGTGGGCGACACGGGCGTGGACAGGCCGGAGCTCATGGGGGTGAAGGAGCCCGTTCCTCCTCCATGGGTGCGGTTGTAGCTGTGGGCGCTGCTCAGGGAGGTGGTGGATCCGGCCATGCTGTTGTGCATGCTACCAAGTGTGCTGGAGAACCTCCTGGGGCCcccttctttctcttcctccaaCTTCCTGCGGGCGTCCAGCAGGGTCTTCTCCACCCGGGCCGTGCTGAAGCTGGGCCTCTGGGAGTGGGAGTTATGTGGGTGGTAGCCCGGGGCGCAGTAGGAGAAGGATGATTGGCGGCTGTCCTGGCTGGTGTTAGAGCACAGGGACTCTGTGGAGGTCCACCAGGAGCCTGTGTAGCCGTACCCCCGGGGAAGAGACCCGTAGCGGGGCCGGCGCTGACCGGGCACCTTCTTGATGGTGTTTCCCTTCTCAATGTCGTTGACATACTTGAGGAAGTCTAGGTCCAGACGGTAGCCGTAGGGGGTCTCCACAGAGTAGGGCGCCTCCTGCTCCTTCCCGTGCAGGGAGGGGGGAGCGGACGGGGTAAGCTTCCCTGCAGGGAACAGGAATAGAGTTAAAACAAGCGGAAATCTACCATCTAATCTCGGACTCAGACTTCAGAAAATAGCATTATCTCTCGGGGATACTGAGTGCTTGGGTATGCACTCTAATAGTAGCTACACAAATTAGGTAGAAACAAAGTTTGATAAATAAAGTAGTCAGTTATACCCAGACCTTGATTGGTTTAAGATATCTAAAGACTTTAGGTTGATCTAAGTTATTTTGGATGTTAAACACTTTAGGCCAAGGCAGATTAGGTTAAATCCTGGACTGAAAAGCATGCCAAATGGAGAAACTTTAGTGAAATGACTTTATggtcttaatctgtgtctgggaaacagtCCCTACATGAGAAATAGATGATTCACTCACATGATAGTTTGTGGGAGATGATTCAGTATTATGATGTTAAGAAATAGAAAGAGTAGAGTTAGGACCATACCTCCTGGGAAGCTGGGGTCCATGTGCAGCACCTGAGCCATGATGTCACACGTTTACCCACAAAACCTCAcctggggggagagaaagacacattCATTCAAACCTATCAAACACTTTCACAACATAGTCAGAAGAACTACTCCTAATGGAGCAACCCACTGTAAGATATTTGCCAATACATTGTACACAAAGGGGATAACATAGATACACCAGCAGGGGAAAGGCCagtgaaataaaggtgaaatctagaaccttaaagggttcttcggttgtccccatagggAAACCtgttgaagaaccatttttggctACAGGTAGAATCCTTTTCATCCCAGgcagaaccctttccacagagggttctacctggaacccaaaagggttatacctggaacccaaaaggattctacctggaaccaaaaagggttctatctggaccaaaaagggttctacctggaaccaaaaagggttctacctggaaccaaaaagggttctacctggaaccaaaaagggttctcctatgtggacagccgaagaacccttttggaacccttgtttctaagagtgtatgacaACCCTTGTAGTTGAAGAGTCTCTCTCACGAGGGCGGAGTGTATAAGCTGGGTTTGTATTGGTCAATATACTGCTTCTTTGTTGGGATGGCCTGAGAGTTTAATTGGTCATACTGTAGGAAGGTCATATGGTGGGTTGGCTATATCTAACATCTTGTGTATGTCCCTAAGAATCTCTCTGTGATATATTTAGCCTCAATTAGCCATTTCTCTGCTTTTCTGCCTGCTTATGTTCTTTCTGCTCGATAGCACATCTTTCTGCTCGATAGCACATCTTTCTGCTCGATAGCACATCTTTCTGCTCGATAGTACATCTTTCTGCTCGATAGCACATCTTTCTGCTCGATAGTACACCTTTCTGCTCGATAGTACACCTTTCTGCTCGATAGTACACCTTTCTGCTCGATAGCACATCTTTCTGCTCGATAGCACATCTTTCTGCTCGATAGCACATCTTTCTGCTCGATAGTACATCTTTCTGCTCGATAGCACATCTTTCTGCTCGATAGCACATCTTTCTGCTCGATAGCACATCTTTCTGCTCGATAGTACATCTTTCTGCTCGATAGCACATCGTTCTGCTCGATAGCACATCGTTCTGCTCGATAGTACATCGTTCTGCTCGATAGTACATCGTTCTGCTCGATAGTACACCTTTCTGCTCGATAGCACATCTTTCTGCTCGATAGTACACCTTTCTGCTCGATAGTACACCTTTCTGCTCGATAGTACACCTTTCTGCTCGATAGTACACCTTTCTGCTCGATAGTACACCTTTTGTTTGTTTCTGGTTCTAATATTCCGAGGAGGAGAAGAGTAAGAAGGGGAAAGTTTCCTGGCAGCTTattccaggagagagaggttggagGCTGCCAGTTACAGCCTTATTAGGAATCGTTTGTGAACACTAACAGAGGTTCTCGATTTAGGGTTTACAGACACTCTcgccctttctttctctcccactctttttccatttattttcccctctctgtgtctctccctccctccctccctccctccctccctcctctttcattctttctctccccctctactcGTCAGCTGACGATAAAGAGATTTCATCTGACCACTGTCTCCCCTcatcccccttccccctcctcttgcTCCCATACACTCAACCCAGGATAGTACATTCACCACATTAAACACAATCAAAACAATGACCAAATGCACACTGGGAAAACCAATGCATATTTCATGTTGTTGTGAATGTTCTTTCTATTAGCCTACTAGATGTCTTGCTATTGGTGTACTAACATTTCTGTTTGGAAGTTAATAGTGATAGCCGAGCTATTTTTCTGACACCCTTTGCAGTTTCTGTTTGCTTGTGGCAAGAGGAAAGTGACATGCTGCCAGCGATGACATACTGCCCACAATGAGGGGTCTCTGATTCCGTGCGTCTCCCCGGCCGCTAAATATTAACTTTCTAGGTCATTCATTTGTGGGAACTGGGGATGAACTTTTTCAGCATTACATCTCTTGCATTAGCCACTGGAGCTCACCAGCTGAATCTGTAAAACAgacatcaaaagtttggaccTGAATTGATTTTGTTCTCAGGGCATACTTATAGTTCATGCCCagttttctgttctgttccatCAGCAAGAAAGGAGTCTCTCTCTGCTCATTTCAATTTCTGTCTCTCCCCTCGctcgtcctctccctccctctaatcTCATGACTCTCGTCAGCGCCTGTTTATGTTCTTGCCCATTTCAGGGAAAGTAGGGCACTTGGAAACATTGACTAAATTGACTTGGTATTTTTGAAGCCTGAATTTCTCTGTATATTGtagctctccctgtctctgtctttctcacactGATACGGCCACACGCACAGACATGCACgcccatgcaaacacacacacacacagatacgcaCACGCTCATGTGCCCACACGaaccccccctcccacacacacaaacaaagcaaGCAAAGAATTTGATATGATCAAATGTGACCTCTGCAAAATGATGGCAGGACATGTAGTGTTAGTATCAAAGTAGTTGCAACACATCAAATGCCTTCTGAGATTTATTGTTTAATGTGTATTTCCTGGTATGAGTACAGTATAAATGCTTATGTGAGCATATCTGAAATATGGAATGTGAGTGTGTcagatgtctctgtgtgtgtgtctatgagaaagaacaggaaggtggtgt
This genomic stretch from Salmo trutta chromosome 32, fSalTru1.1, whole genome shotgun sequence harbors:
- the LOC115171231 gene encoding KN motif and ankyrin repeat domain-containing protein 2, with protein sequence MAQVLHMDPSFPGGKLTPSAPPSLHGKEQEAPYSVETPYGYRLDLDFLKYVNDIEKGNTIKKVPGQRRPRYGSLPRGYGYTGSWWTSTESLCSNTSQDSRQSSFSYCAPGYHPHNSHSQRPSFSTARVEKTLLDARRKLEEEKEGGPRRFSSTLGSMHNSMAGSTTSLSSAHSYNRTHGGGTGSFTPMSSGLSTPVSPTPAHLQHVREQMAVALRKIRELEEQVKTIPVLQVKISVLQEEKRQLSVQLKSQKFLGHTLGFGRVGRPRGELYIDIPEEEVSSGAGATTRVAAGPLSPTTPEGSRPQADSGCEIEDTVIVGGARPAGQREVRTIGVGPEEAMASQQVDVGIGVQEQDLGLVPETEALKSQVGQLEGQLKRTMQELQAAQQQVQAAQRERQAQAPQANHSVRATSLSWQEQQGRSLQTVVSFTQQPHHRAQRTVGIQVYTLEQPATVVGVGTLLRAEGCSSPSLPPGGTVLEGTHRRHAKALGPEDAAVELPIAISSKQVREVLRSELSTSVPVTNPAIAIDTIGNQMALLHLKEGETPQHTAINTVQSQEDPSKPAAAASPQTALRSIMKHKAEGEPGSPSTKKNLQFTGVNGGYESTSSDDSSSESSEESDASEYHETTEKLPEAPESAAGQHQRAAAVPVSSTRLEHATPLPATTVQPPACEPASERSTSQSATISIGLQHVATLSPALNTAVQQCAYDSAPTETTYPSPANDCVRQGSIVQSSVPDPIPQECTSINTSTEPTTPEQCTVQSAATCSAPPKPPRCQPEATNPEVKQGVTQSNTTDVTVQLDAIKSQTTDLAPQHWATQSSATEQSSQQRRVQSSASTPAPGNAPSATGAANQETRLEFSESLMASLHALQKALGEPNAFSQPAARTAYTTVLQEWLRVSCHKAADTAMVRAYMDTFSSVSPQLLKFVVNMADGNGNTALHYTVSHSNFPVVKLLLDTGLCNADKQNKAGYTAIMLTALAAFHSDSDLHTVLQLLRTGDVNAKASQAGQTALMLAVSHGRGDMVRALLSCGAQVNIRDDDGSTALMCACEHGHVDIVRQLLSVPGCDVTLTDNDGSSALSIALEASQNDIAVLLYAHLNFAKPPSPVSPKSPLLGSSPTSGETK